Genomic DNA from Gossypium hirsutum isolate 1008001.06 chromosome A01, Gossypium_hirsutum_v2.1, whole genome shotgun sequence:
cattaattgagtttgttgggattTAGGTTTAATTGGACATTTATCCTTCTATCTATCATATCTATCATTTTATTCAATCCATATTccacttttaaattttgtttatttatttatttattctttatttatttattctttatttttaattctttttgttatttttttctaaatcttTTTGGTTTCTTCCTTTTAAGTCACATCCAAATCTTTATCTCTCGAATTGAACAAGTTGAATACGATCTTGATCCGCTTCCTTTAGCCTCCTTTTTTTGCCTCCTTTCGCTCAATCCTTTATCATTATGGCTTCATTTTCTTACTTCATCCTAGTTTCAAGAGCATCATTCTTTCTCCGTCAACTTACCCATAGTAATATTGAAGAGCGTTTGCAACGTGTCCATATTGGAACTAAGGGCGTCTGCCACATATTTCTTGAACTACTCTTTCATAGGGTCTAACTCATCTATATCCCTCAATTGTCTCGAGTGTTTACTACATTTCACCCATGGATTTCTCGAGGTAGATTGcatgattttccaaagtcgaCAACATACCCTTGGTCTATTATTTTTCCTGCCCTTCCTAGCACGAGTCTCCATTGGGACATTTTGCTCTTTTACTCCTTTTGTCATTTTAACCGGTGCCTTTGAACACTGGCTTGGGTACCAACCGTGACGGGGTTAGAATTTTAGTTTGGCAAACTGCCCGACTTAGGCGATTTCTTTGCTTCAAATCCGCATAAATTAGCCTAACTCTCAAATTACATCCATGACTAAGATTAGTTCTCATCTACAATAAGAGAGCCCTAAAGGATTAAAACTCTATACATCTTTATCCTTTCGGATTTACAATAATTTTATTggtaaaaatacaatttactgGAGTGTTTATATTTTATCTAGGATCTAAGTAGATGGACATTGAGTCTCTTCCAAGTAATATGCCAGTCTTGTCGGGTTGAATGACCTTAAAGGAACATGAAGGGTCTGAAATGTGCGCATCAGTTGCGAGCTCCTTTGTGTGGCCCGTGAAAACATGAAAACaactttatttattatatatacaaataattatatttatctaacatGAAAACAACTTTATTTATCTGTTTGTTTTTTAAATATGcacaattaaataattgaattaaaattaaagtttcacgtgagcaaatgttaaaattaaattttttaatattatattacacattaaatcaaaattcatctataatttttgatttaatcaatttttttagtttttattgtaTGTAGAATGGCATGGTTCTAATGGAATGCaatcaatataattatatatgttaatttaCTATTTGATCATTGAGTTTgactttaatgtttaatttaatttttgagtgTATTTTTTTCTTAGTTATTGAGCACATGTGTTAAAGATTTATTTAATCACATGATGCCATTTAGTTTAGGTgctaaaatatatattgaaatcaaatataaagtataaattagaaaaaaaaaagttaaaaatcaaattcatcattaaaacaaaatttaagaaggaaataatatattaagttgataagggtattttaggattttcaaagacaaaaaagaaaagaggagagggaaaggaaaaagtttgtTTTACCTCTGATTTCTTTTCCGTCAATTTTAATCTGCAAAACTAGAACAAAGGAAATGTATGAGTGGGGCCTTGTAGTCATTTGACAGCCActatcacatttatttatttattttccttaataaaGGAGAATGGCATACACCAAAAgtaaatcaataaaatatattCTGATAAATTGAGTGTAATAGTAAAATGTACTGGTTGAGATgacattatcaaaaaaaaaaaaaaacaaccttaattgttaaaaataaatatgatgaagaagaagaaaaaaactagGGGTGGCTCATCCCTTGCTTTAATTGATTATACTTTATGTACAAATTAGCAAGGCTGTAATTTTCAATGCTATGGAATATATTTCAACTTCTAATTTCAGAAATTTGGGTACAATAGGCTGACAAACAAATGGAATAAACTGGAATCCAGGTATTTTTGTTTACATTATAACTTAAAAATTGCTGTTAATCATTTGATTccttttctaattattttaaatacttttatgatgtgaaaatggatattttatattctaaataatttaaaaattttatataagaatatttttttaaaaaattcatatatttttattacctcaaatattattattcttaaaaagttatttacttcaaaattttatcattaaaaacaataaatccaaaattttaaaactcaaaataaaaactaaaccaaataaaacaattcaaaaatttaaaatccatTGAATTGAATTCACACTAATTTTATATGATTGACATATGCTTAAAATTTTGTTGGAGATTGTTAGTTTGTAACCTACAATATTATCTGTGAGTATTTGGTATattggtaatatatatatttttattttacaaataattttaaaaaattaatatgtgtttttttaaatatatattttaatattttattatatccgTATAAGATACTTGTCAACTTTCTATTTATGCTTATGGATTTTAAAACTCTATTGATAGTGTGCTAAATATTTTCTCTTGTTTTATAACATTCATAAATATCCACTTAAAATATTGGATCAATTtaagataaaattttgaaaataaaaaatattttaaaaaaaaactggaATGAGTTGAACTCTAAATCTAgtattaaatcaaatcaattttatcTTATCTCCAAGACCTATGATTGATGTGTAGATTTAACTTGTATGACAATTTTATCGTATGTATGTGTACATGCgagttataataatataaaaatgataaaaaaatattgtagCATGATAATGTGTagcaaaaaaaaataatgaattattgattgaatattagtttaatTAGTATGAATATTGTTGTTAATGTAAGAGAACGTAAGTTCGAATATGTTAAAgcatattatcatcttttttattaGTTAGAGAAGAAGAAtgagtaattttaaatatttcaaaaaaaaaaaaaagccgaGAGAGTGGCAACACACAAATATGCACAAATAATGCTTTACCAAACCCGCCTTACCTGTAAAATTTGGTCATGAGACATGCCTTACTACACTACCTCTATATAGAGAtctgttaaattaaaaaataaatttaaacataagaattgaatcattaataatttatctaattaaaacAAGACTCATGGTGAAATTAATACTGCCAATTAAAAACCATGAAACCATGTCTTTCCGTCCATTAACAGCCACccgtaattaaatatttaatcaaatacttatttattatgtctgcattcaatttaattcattaaatGCTATGTTAAAGTTGAATTCGACTCCCTAATTCAgattactttgattttttttatttcttttttatgatttaagataaaatatatcaaataatttttttttacaactaGATCgtgaattttattatataataagttaaatatgtaattattatatttcgataaaatttgagatttaatttttatatttaaaaattaatttttatttttttatttaaaaatctaatagtaagtatttctgttaaaatttaatattttagaagTTTGATTAAGTTATATgacatgttaaattaaaaattttgagcaaaaattaataattagattgaaaattttaaataaaaaaataaatatgaataaaatcttaaattttatacaaatacaGCCACTAACAACCCATATGATGTTATGAAAAGCGTTGCtaatattttaagttaaattaaaaaatggatGAAGAAGTTTGATGTAATAAAACGCATGGTTTTTAAGTGTATTTATGTTAACAATATTCTAATAGTGTAAAtaaaaaaagaactaaaatttatttttcatgtcGATAACAGTTtgtagttaaaaaataaaaaataaacaatttgtataaaaatatgtttatatttaaatagttcgttatgttatttttatatttattaattaaaataaatataagggtataagaaaaaataaaaataaaaattggtacAAAAAAGAATAAATCATTGATGACCCAATCAGATTGATCTCTCAACAAAACCCTAGTTAAAACAAAGAAGgaaagaattaaaaaaggaaagAGAAATATTATTATAGTATAGAGAGAGAGCGAGGGGGGGGGGGGAAGTTGAAGGATAGGGGGAAATGAAAGAGGAGAGAAAaggtgataaaataataataaggaaaagaaaagggggaaggaaaataataagaaaagggaaagaaagagtATAGTTGAGGAAGAAAAGGAAATAATAAGAAAAGGGAACCTTCTCTGCActtcttcttttcctcttttttcttCCTATTTTGCCTCCTAATCTTCTCTCTTctcttttacttttaatttctctTTCAATCACTAAGCtagctttctttcattattttttttccctttccttgCCTTGTTTTACTGCTAAATTTCATCTTCTAGTGTTTGAACTTTAGTTCTCTTTATGTTTCTTCTGAAAAACTAAAACCCATCATAAGTCACTGTGATTTTGGTGCTTGACTTGATCTATGGATGCATAAATCTGGGATTGGTTAAGCTCTgaactttcctttttcttttttttttcatttcgggTCAATTTTCTGCGGGATTTTTGAATTTTAGGGTTTATGTTGTAGTTGAATTCGTGTTTGAATTTGTTGGGTTGTTGTTGTTGTGATTTTTTTATGTGTAAATGTTGTTATTCTGTGATTTGTGatgtagtgaaaaagaaaagttgtGGGGAAGATCGATTTAAGTTTCTTCCTTGGAGTATTTTTATTCCATTTTCTTAAATTGACacctttgagaaaagaaaaaaaaaattgaaggggtcaaaataaatcaattttaagcTCATAAAAAATACTTACcctgaaaaataattaaaactcaccctgaaaaataattaaaactcaccatttttattgtgggttttcttatatttttaatatttccatATTAAACTgctgattattattattttcttaaatactGATTTTTAGAAGGAGGACTAGGAGAAAGAGCGTAGTTTCTTATTGTGTGGGGGTTGTTTGGGATTCTTCTGGGAGTACCTGATAGTTCACTATTAGATCTAATAGATAAAGCTAGGTCTTGGATTTCATTGGGAGCTAGTGATCTTTCCGGTTTCACTGGTGAAGAATTTCTGATGCTAAAAAACGGTGTTTGCCAAAAAATGTGTTGCTCTGAATGTTATACGAAGTTTGCTGATGAATTATCTCATAGATACCCCTGCCAAAGCTGTGGTCGCTGGTTATGTTCTAAATGTGTTGAAAGATATGAATCCCATGTTGTTGATGATGTATATCAATCAGATAATGCAAAAAgtaatgatttttcaaagatGATGAGTGttaaatgttgcaaattttgcTGTGATGGGGTTAATGCAAGGCCTGAAAGTGGAGGAAGGAAGTATTCTTAGAAGGTGCATCCTTCTGAGTCTCCCCGGGACAGCCTGGAACCACCATCTCCTTGTTCTATGAATAGTGAATCCATTAGAAGTGATCATCTTGCTCAACATCTTGAGGCACATGATTGTGGGTTTCCTCTGCCGGTGGTAGCTGGCAAGAGTATGACTTCAGTTAATACTCATCGTTCTCCCATATCTACTCAGCAATCTGCCAGCAGGTATACTTTTGCTCAGATAACATAATTAtgctaaaaaaatattatttatgcaTATAGGAAACACCTCATTAACCTCCTAAAGTTGTTATTTTTGTTATCCTTATTTTGTCCCTACGGGGACATCCGATAAAATTTACCCCCTGGTAGTGGATTTGttgttagtttttatttattcttctaaCCCTCCGGCAATGAATGTATTTTTATCTGTGGGTTTCTTTGGTGTAGGAGTGATGAAGAAGATGCTGATGGTTCTGGTAAGCAGTTTTATAGCCCTTCAGCTGAATACAGTCAAGATGTTTCGGATATAGATTCTTGTAGTATTAGTGCTAGACATGAGTTTAATAGTTGTAAATCTGTGGGATCAAGTCCTTCAGTTAGCCCCTCTAGGAACAGTTTTACTCCTTATAGAGATGGGCATTCTGTACAGCAGAGGCAAGAAGGGAGCCTAATGGCTCAATGTGTTGGTCCCTTTGATCAAGAAAACATGGCTGTTTTAAGAAAGCCACCAGAGACAGTGATGGAACAAGAGAATACTGATGATTACTCTGATGATGCGTCTATTGTGGGTAATCAATCTTCAAAGTTGCAAAAGCCATTAGATTTTGAGAACAATGGCCTAATATGGTATCCGCCACCCGCCGAGGATGAGAATGATGAGGCAGAGAGTGACTTCTTTACatatgatgatgaagatgatgatgttgGGGATTCTGGTGCAATGTTCTCATCAAGTAGTAGCCTTTCAAGTATGTTCCCAGCAAAGGAGAAACAAGAGGGAAACAAAGAACCTATTAGAGCTGTAATACAGGGACACTTTAGGGCTCTTGTGTCACAACTTTTACTGGGTGAAGGTATCAAAGTTGAGGATAATGCTGGAGGATGGCTTGACATTGTGACAGCAGTAGCATGGCAAGCTGCAAATTTTGTGAAACCAGATACTAGCAGAGGAGGCAGTATGGATCCTGGGGATTATGTGAAGGTCAAGTGTATAGCATCAGGAACACCCAGTGAGAGGTGGGGGCTGCTTTAACTTTCTTCTATTATTCAATAGTTCAAATGTTctattgtttttctctttttgtcTTTTATTATATGGGTTCTTAACTTGTGAATTCCATCATTCTTGCAGCACCCTTGTCAAGGGAGTGGTCTGTACGAAAAATGTAAAGCACAAGCGTATGACCTCACAATACAAAAATCCTAGATTACTTCTTTTAGGAGGAGCCCTTGAATTTCTAAAAGTTCCAAACCAGCTGGCTTCTTTTAGTACATTACTTCAACAggttcattaaaaaattttatcctCTTTATGCCAGTCAATTGAAGCTTTTTACGTGATCAAAGCAATTGCATATATGTGTGTTCTGAATGTTTGCATTTGGACAGGAAAATGATCACCTCAAGATGATCATTGCAAAGATCGAGGCCCTACGGCCCAATGTTCTGCTGGTAGAAAAGAGTGCGTCTTCATATGCCCAAGAGTATCTACTTGCTAAGGAAATTTCGTTAGTGCTCAATGTGAAAAGGCCATTACTTGAGCGTATAGCAAGGTGCACTGGAGCTCTTGTTTGTCCATCTATTGATGATTTATCTACTACACGATTGGGGCACTGTGAACTGTTTCGGTTGGAGAAAGTATCTGAAGAACATGAGATGGCCAATCAGTTTAACAAGAAACCATCAAAAACACTGATGTTCTTTGAAGGTTGTCCAAGGCGTTTATGTTGCACggtaactttttctttttatgcatGTGATTCATTTGTTATGTCATCTGAGTTGTGGTTTTTGAACCAAGCTTCCATATTCTTCTGTAGGTTCGATAGGGTGTCTATATGTTTAAGTTATGATCATTTTGATGCTTTAGTTCCTTCCAGTCCTAAAACTGTTCTTGTTATATATTCAGTGCTGAAATTGTAAAAGGAAAGTAGTGTAGAAAGATTGCAAGTAATCTTGTTACTTTTCCTCTGATCAGTATTGGCTGTTGAGGGTTGTAATTGGTTTGTTTATGTGAATGGTGAAATAGCATGGAGCAAGCAAATATATAGACGTTTTCTTGTTTGATAAGATAAATGTTAAACTTTCTTATGAGAATGTACTGTATTCATTGATctgtattttaatgaaatatacGTGATCTTCTTGCCCTGTTTCTCTTTATAGGTACTGCTGAGGGGCAGATGTTGTGAAGAACTAAAGAAGGTTAAACATGTTGTTCAGTATGCTATTTTTGCTGCCTATCACTTATCTCTTGAGACTTCCTTCCTTGCTGATGAAGGTGCTACTCTGCCTAAGATGAAAGTAAAGCATTCGATTTCCATGCCAGAGAAAATTCAGGCTGACAGTAATTCCTATCCTCCATCCAGTTTTGATGCAATAGTCAATGCTTCTGCTCAGAATGATATATCTCCTTGTCTTGATCCAGCGCAAGGAGGAATGGGATCATTGTCTGAGCAGTGCGATCAAAGTCATCTTTTTCCTTCTTCTGGTGGTTCTATTCTTGATGTATACAATGATGATTGGTCACCAATTGCGGGTTTGGACACGTACTCTTCAGAAGATTTCAAGGATTCAAAGCTGTCCAGTATGTTGCCTGATATTAGAGATTTTCCACGATCTGAATTGCAAGAAACCATGACAGAAGAGGAGACTCGTCTTGGTGAGATTCATGAATTGGTAAAACCTGAAAAGATTGATGAAGATGAGAATTCCAGTGAATACTTTTCAGCCACTGATACACACCAGAGTATATTGGTTTCATTTTCAAGCCGGTGTGTGCTGAAAGGAACTGTATGCGAACGTGCGAGGCTCTTGCGAATAAAGTTTTATGGTTCTTTTGATAAACCACTGGGAAGATATCTTcatgatgatctgtttgatcaagtAAGTCATTCCGATTTTGCTTCATCCGAAATTACTGGTTCTATGTTtcacttatttattttaattgttcttTGCAGGCATCATGTTGTAGGTCATGTAATGAGCCAGCTGAAGCCCATGTAATATGTTATACCCACCAACAAGGAAATCTCACAATCAATGTAAGACGCCTTTCCTCTCTTAAGTTGCCTGGTGAACGAGATGGGAAGATATGGATGTGGCACCGGTGCCTAAAGTGCGTTCATATAAATGGGGTTCCTCCAGCAACTCGTAGAGTAGTTATGTCAGATGCTGCATGGGGACTTTCTTTTGGAAAGTTTTTGGAGCTTAGTTTTTCAAATCATGCGACTGCTAATCGTGTCGCAACATGTGGTCATTCATTGCAGAGGGACTGCCTTAGGTTCtatgggtaaattttgaaaaactttgaatatttaaccattttttaccGTTAAGTATGATGTTGGTAGTTATGAGGAGTATCTTTTCCTAGATTTGGCAACATGGTTGCATTCTTCCGCTATTCTCCAATCGATATTCTATCGGTACATTTGCCCCCATCAACACTTGAATTTAGTGGAAACATTCAGCAGGAATGGACTAGAAAAGAGGCAGCCGAGGTTTGTTATGTATTTTCCCTCTTGTTCTTATACCTTTGGAATCAGCTGATTATGAAATGACTGACTATTCTTTCTCCTGTAGCTAATGGTCCAAATGGAAATGTCATATATGGAGTTATCTGATGTACTCGACAGCATTGAACAGAAGAGTAATTCTGCTGGCTGTCAATCATCAAATGCTAGTGATTTATCAGATCACATCGTGGAATTAAGAGAACAGATTCAAAAGGAGAGAGATGATTACAATGTAAGAACAACTACATACTAGTTACCCATGTGACCCTGAATATTACTTGGTAGcatgtatttgatattttttatgtattttatctTTGGTCAGTGCTTTTGAAAGGTGAATTTTACCATTTGTTgacctcttttttcttttttagggtTTGCTACAACCAGTTGTTATGGAATCTTCACAACTGGGTCCAACAGCTGTAGACATCCTAGAGCTGAATCACTTAAGGCGTTCACTTCTAATCAGTTTTTATGTTTGGGATCAGCAACTTCATTCATTGGAGTCCCATATTAAGAAAGGTTCTGCTGTCAAAGTTAAAGCAGATCATTCCAATGATGGTAAACTTGGTGCTTGCGAGCAAAATGTCTACAGATCCCCAGATTCACAGGAGCCTTCTAAGAATGACATACAGTCAGAGAATAACAATATTCTATCAAACTTGGAATCTGTTGTGCCAAAAGAATCTGACTTGGTGTTGTATAATAAGATAGACGAGGGTGTGCAGTCAGATGGAAACATCACGTCTCCTGCATCTGCTTTATCTGAACGAATAGATTCTGCTTGGACGGGTACTGATCTACTTACCTTGAAAGTTCAAACCACGGAAGCATTTCAAGAAGATGAGCTCCCAGCTGGTTTGATTAGGCAAATGAACAAAATCAGCGATATTCGTTTGAGGAATGTAGCATATCCAAGGAGGCTTCACTCTTTTGATTCTGCATTGAGATtccaagaaaaaattaaaaaaggattgCACCCCTCTTCAAGTCCTTTGTCAGTGCTTAGATCTTTCCATGCTTCTGGAGATTACAGAAGCATGGTTCGAGATCCTGTTTCTAATGTAACAAGGACTTACTCCCATGCATTGCCACTAGAGGCACAGAAGTTGAATTTGTTACTCAGTTCCACACCCACTATGATCACCTCTGCATCTCATGTGGCTGAAGGGACTCGGCTGCTTCTTTCGCAGAGGGGTCATAGTGATATTGTTATTGCTGTTTACGACAATGATCCTGCAAGTATAATATCATATGCCCTTAGTTCCAAAGAGTATGATGAGTGGGTTACTGGAAAGTCCAGTGAAATTGGAGGAGGTTGGAGTGTTAGTGAAAAGAGCAAAGAAGATTCTGCTGCTTCCAGCTTTTCACCCTGGCAGTCATTTGGCTCTCTTGACCTGGATTATATACAGTATGGAAGTTTTAGCTCTGAAGATGCCTCATCATCTGTGGGTTCCACATTTTCTGATACAAAAAGGTCTCCACATTTAACAGTTTCTTTCGGAGATGATTCTGCTGCTGCTGGTGGCAAAGTGAAGTTTACAGTGACTTGTTATTTTGCAAAACAATTTGATTCTCTTAGAAGAAAATGTTGCCCCAGTGACGTGGATTTTCTGCGCTCCTTGAGCCGCTGTAAGAAATGGAGCGCACAAGGGGGAAAGAGCAATGTGTATTTTGCCAAAACATTTGATGAGAGATTCATTATAAAACAAGTGCAAAAGACAGAGTTAGAATCATTTGATGAATTTGCTCTGGAATACTTTAAGTATTTGACAGATTCTGTTAGTTCAGGAAGCCCTACTTGCCTTGCGAAAATTCTTGGCATTTATCAGGTTTGTCCTCACACTTTACCTTTTAAAAGCACAGTTTTTGGGCATCTAGTCGAGTTGTGGAGGGTCAAATATATAGAGCCTTGTTATAATTCTTTGTGGTTTGCTTGTTGACAGGTCTCTGTAAAACACCTGAAAGGTGGCAAAGAAACAAAAATGGATCTTACAGTGATGGAGAACCTATTTTTCAGGAGAAGTATCTCAACAGTTTATGATCTTAAGGGTTCCATAAGATCACGATACAATCCGGATACATCAGGGACAAACAAAGTACTGTTAGATATGAATCTGTTGGAAACGCTGCGAACAGAGCCTATTTTTCTCGGAAGCAAGGCAAAGAGAAACCTCGAGAGAGCTATTTGGAATGATACATCTTTTCTGGCAGTAAGTTGCTTTTTCCCATGAGACCTTGTCAAAAATGGTTTGTAGTCTTTCAAATTTATTACTGGTATGCTGGAGTAATAACAAGATTTGAATGTGACACTGTATCTAAAATATTCACAGTTTTCAGCAAGTTCTTCCACTGATTTAAGATTATTAAGTAATAAACATTTGCTGTGTATTTTCAGTCGGTCGATGTCATGGACTATTCATTACTCGTTGGGGTGGATGAGGAGCGCAAAGAGCTGGTTTTGGGAATTATCGATTTCATGAGACAATATACTTGGGACAAGCACTTGGAGACATGGGTTAAGGCATCAGGGATACTAGGTGGCCCAAAGAATGCATCCCCAACAATAATTTCTCCGAAACAGTACAAGAAAAGATTCCGAAAGGCGATGACTACATATTTTCTAACCATACCCGATCAATGGAGTTCATGACCTGTTTCATCATTGATTCATTGGTTGATTAATAACGGCATAAGAAACTGTAATTGCCTGCTAAATTTGAAGCGAGCTcgctctccctctccctctcccttcGGGTATTCTTCTATTCGATCCTTGTGTTTTTCTGTCAACAAATTCTTTTGGTTGTGGTTAGTAAATAGGCCTACAACTAAAAAATGTACACTATGGGGAGAGAGGGGGGGGGACATTGTTTTCTTTTTGAGGACTCCTTTTAATGACCTCTGAAGAAAGGGAAGAATTTAGGGCTCTGTGTgtatattttgttgtgcatgtgctaaagtactttttttttttattttattttttcctcctTAACATTAATTAATTAGGAGTTATGGACTCTGTGGGAAACAGCATGCGAACAAAACTTTTGTACCGTAAGTTGTAAATTTGTAAGCAGTGGTTGAGATGGAAAGGCTATTTAATTTTCCGTATAAAAATAGGTTTTGAAATGGGCATCTCAAGTACTGTTATTAGTGTCCCTTCTAGAGGATTTAAAAATCAGAATATAAATTTCTTATTAAGGACTTCAATTTGAACCACtaataaatttaagaattttatgtttctttattttctttttgcaatccaaatttaattattaatggaGGAGCTATTTATGCATTAAAAGTTGAAGGACATTTTGTTACtacttttttaataaataatacaaaaaacatTTCCAACaaataacttattttaaagaaataatgtGGGAGATAAAATAGCATTTTGAAACTGTACCTCGCCTAGGCGAATCCAATGATGCCAAAATACAAGTGTTTTTCTTTCACCATATATGATGAATTTAATTACTACTAGTTATTGGTTAAATTATGTTGCTTAGTATATGTACTTTTTTATAGGATTTGAGATTTAATTCTTACactttaaatgtttaaaattctaGTTCAATTATTTTTGTTGTTAGTAGTTTCCATCAAAATTTGTCCACGTAACACGTTTATTGTCTATCAATCATatattacttatgagaacaaccTAATTAATATGTCAAGTTgacaatttttgacaaaaaatactaacaatattaattattggagtgatgtttttaaatttaaaaggtaagatttaatttttaacctttttaaatACATGGATTAgatctcaattttttattaaagtaCAAAAGCTATCGGATATTTTAACCAACTTAATTGTCCAAACTACAactaacatcatatatatatattctttattttcTACTTTACTGTAGTTGTAAACTATTAATCAAGGTGTCACGCCTCAAAATATAGggattaattgaaataattaaccaAAAATGACCAAGGCTTGATGGTTAATTAGTTAGTATTCCCttaataaatctaaattttaagCCACCCTCttcccattttcttttctttttcagcaACCAAAGAACAAAATCATACTAGGATATCTAACAGTTTGGGCAAAAACATTACAAGTATAAGTAACATTCCAAATGGTTAAACATCTATTTTCCCCGTATTACCTAGGTTTGAATCACGCCATTCTCCttactatttcttttattttctgtaGAATGGATTAATTGCTCAAACAACCCCTAAAGTTTGAAAACCCTAGATATTTAGTCTCTTTTCCAAATCATAATAGAACTATAATTTCCCTTTCTCAATTAAACTAAAAGTTTTGCTtcattttccctttcttttccatcttcttctttgtaaatatttttctccCATTGCTGAAAATTATCTTTCTTTATGTAACCCAGATCAAAGTCCATCCCCGATATTAACTCGTTTTCTTGACGGAATCGAAATCATTGTTAGAAACGTTCCCAATCCTTGTCAAGAATCGGTAAGTTCAATTCAAACCTGATTAATCTCGAATTCTTGTAGTAATTACATCCATTGTTAATCGTTCATCCAAATTAATAAATCCTCTACGAATCTTGCcaaaaatcttgatttttcttgAAATCTGTTATTAATTC
This window encodes:
- the LOC121227824 gene encoding putative 1-phosphatidylinositol-3-phosphate 5-kinase FAB1C → MNSESIRSDHLAQHLEAHDCGFPLPVVAGKSMTSVNTHRSPISTQQSASRSDEEDADGSGKQFYSPSAEYSQDVSDIDSCSISARHEFNSCKSVGSSPSVSPSRNSFTPYRDGHSVQQRQEGSLMAQCVGPFDQENMAVLRKPPETVMEQENTDDYSDDASIVGNQSSKLQKPLDFENNGLIWYPPPAEDENDEAESDFFTYDDEDDDVGDSGAMFSSSSSLSSMFPAKEKQEGNKEPIRAVIQGHFRALVSQLLLGEGIKVEDNAGGWLDIVTAVAWQAANFVKPDTSRGGSMDPGDYVKVKCIASGTPSESTLVKGVVCTKNVKHKRMTSQYKNPRLLLLGGALEFLKVPNQLASFSTLLQQENDHLKMIIAKIEALRPNVLLVEKSASSYAQEYLLAKEISLVLNVKRPLLERIARCTGALVCPSIDDLSTTRLGHCELFRLEKVSEEHEMANQFNKKPSKTLMFFEGCPRRLCCTVLLRGRCCEELKKVKHVVQYAIFAAYHLSLETSFLADEGATLPKMKVKHSISMPEKIQADSNSYPPSSFDAIVNASAQNDISPCLDPAQGGMGSLSEQCDQSHLFPSSGGSILDVYNDDWSPIAGLDTYSSEDFKDSKLSSMLPDIRDFPRSELQETMTEEETRLGEIHELVKPEKIDEDENSSEYFSATDTHQSILVSFSSRCVLKGTVCERARLLRIKFYGSFDKPLGRYLHDDLFDQASCCRSCNEPAEAHVICYTHQQGNLTINVRRLSSLKLPGERDGKIWMWHRCLKCVHINGVPPATRRVVMSDAAWGLSFGKFLELSFSNHATANRVATCGHSLQRDCLRFYGFGNMVAFFRYSPIDILSVHLPPSTLEFSGNIQQEWTRKEAAELMVQMEMSYMELSDVLDSIEQKSNSAGCQSSNASDLSDHIVELREQIQKERDDYNGLLQPVVMESSQLGPTAVDILELNHLRRSLLISFYVWDQQLHSLESHIKKGSAVKVKADHSNDGKLGACEQNVYRSPDSQEPSKNDIQSENNNILSNLESVVPKESDLVLYNKIDEGVQSDGNITSPASALSERIDSAWTGTDLLTLKVQTTEAFQEDELPAGLIRQMNKISDIRLRNVAYPRRLHSFDSALRFQEKIKKGLHPSSSPLSVLRSFHASGDYRSMVRDPVSNVTRTYSHALPLEAQKLNLLLSSTPTMITSASHVAEGTRLLLSQRGHSDIVIAVYDNDPASIISYALSSKEYDEWVTGKSSEIGGGWSVSEKSKEDSAASSFSPWQSFGSLDLDYIQYGSFSSEDASSSVGSTFSDTKRSPHLTVSFGDDSAAAGGKVKFTVTCYFAKQFDSLRRKCCPSDVDFLRSLSRCKKWSAQGGKSNVYFAKTFDERFIIKQVQKTELESFDEFALEYFKYLTDSVSSGSPTCLAKILGIYQVSVKHLKGGKETKMDLTVMENLFFRRSISTVYDLKGSIRSRYNPDTSGTNKVLLDMNLLETLRTEPIFLGSKAKRNLERAIWNDTSFLASVDVMDYSLLVGVDEERKELVLGIIDFMRQYTWDKHLETWVKASGILGGPKNASPTIISPKQYKKRFRKAMTTYFLTIPDQWSS